A region of Vigna radiata var. radiata cultivar VC1973A chromosome 6, Vradiata_ver6, whole genome shotgun sequence DNA encodes the following proteins:
- the LOC106763009 gene encoding CBS domain-containing protein CBSX5, whose amino-acid sequence MAVSFLARDVSDLCLGKPPLRSLSTAATVAEALAVLKNSDESFISVWLCCEHEKEKEQCRCVGKVCMVDVICYLCKEDNLLSPSSALNQPISVILPKDCSLVVHLQPSSSLLEAIDLILQGAQNLVVPILPTKRSGVSRRKQHLKASSTINSHNGCEFCWLTQEDVIRFLLGSIGVFTPLPALSLDSLGIISSDVLAIDYFSPASSAVGAISKSLTQQTSVAILDNDGTFIGEISPFTLASCDETVVAAIATLSAGDLMAYIDCGGPPEDLVRVVKARLKEKSLEKMLQEFTILSSCDSLHSAFSSSSDEESPTRTMTRSGRYSKSSSYSARMVRKAEAIVCHPKSSLIAVMIQAIAHRVNYLWVIEDDCSLVGIVTFSNMLKVFREHLETM is encoded by the exons ATGGCAGTGAGCTTTCTGGCGCGCGATGTATCGGACCTCTGCCTTGGGAAGCCGCCGCTGAGGTCGCTGTCCACCGCCGCCACCGTCGCCGAAGCCTTGGCTGTGCTGAAAAACTCAGACGAGAGTTTCATCAGCGTGTGGCTCTGCTGTGAGCACGAGAAGGAGAAGGAACAGTGCAGATGTGTAGGAAAAGTATGCATGGTTGATGTTATCTGCTACCTTTGCAAAGAGGACAATCTCTTGTCTCCTTCTTCTGCCCTTAACCAACCCATTTCTGTGATTCTCCCTAAGGATTGCTCTCTCGTTGTTCATCTCCAGCCTTCTTCTAG CTTGTTGGAAGCTATTGATCTTATACTCCAAGGGGCACAGAATCTTGTGGTGCCAATATTGCCAACAAAGAGGAGTGGAGTTTCAAGAAGGAAACAGCATCTGAAGGCATCATCAACTATCAACAGCCACAACGGTTGTGAGTTCTGCTGGTTGACTCAAGAGGATGTGATTCGGTTCCTTCTTGGTTCCATTGGGGTCTTCACTCCACTTCCTGCACTGTCTCTTGACTCTCTTGGGATCATCAGCTCTGATGTGCTTGCCATTGACTACTTCTCCCCTGCATCTTCAGCAGTGGGAGCAATCTCAAAGTCCCTCACCCAGCAAACTTCTGTTGCCATTCTTGACAATGATGGAACTTTCATTGGGGAGATATCACCCTTCACCCTTGCTTCTTGTGATGAGACGGTTGTGGCAGCCATTGCCACCTTGTCTGCAGGGGACTTGATGGCCTACATTGATTGTGGGGGCCCTCCTGAGGATCTTGTGAGAGTGGTGAAGGCTAGGTTGAAGGAGAAGAGTTTGGAGAAAATGCTGCAGGAGTTCACAATTTTGTCATCTTGTGATAGTTTACACTCTGcattttcctcttcctctgATGAGGAGTCACCAACACGAACAATGACTAGGTCTGGCAGGTACTCAAAGTCATCTAGCTATTCAGCCAGGATGGTGAGGAAAGCAGAGGCTATAGTTTGTCATCCCAAGAGCTCGCTTATTGCTGTGATGATCCAGGCCATTGCTCATAGAGTGAACTACTTGTGGGTTATTGAGGATGATTGTAGCTTAGTTGGCATTGTTACTTTTTCTAACATGTTGAAGGTGTTCAGAGAACATTTAGAGACTATGTAG